A region of Flavobacterium album DNA encodes the following proteins:
- the mfd gene encoding transcription-repair coupling factor, whose protein sequence is MADAIAKPENKLQVKGLLGSSLSFVIDPLFRQSELPFLLILKDKEEAAYYLNDLEQLIGDQDVLFYPGSYRRPYQIEETDNANILLRAEVLNRINSRKKPAIIVSYAEALFEKVVTRKELEKNTLKIATGDLVSIDFINEVLFEYEFRRVDFVSEPGEFSVRGGIVDVFSFSNDNPYRIEFFGNEVDSIRTFDVASQLSLEKKKKITVIPNVENKFLQEKRESFLEYISEKTVIFIKDSEASLAQLDILFGKANEAFDKLSKDLKHASPEELFLNQQAFLKKALDFTIVELGNRATFKISQVFEFHIQPQPSFNKQFDLLLNNLHENHHNGFKNYLFCSNEAQAKRFDGIFESLDEANHESTRKQYKTIVFPIYEGFVDEENQIACYTDHQIFERYHKFSIKNGYSKKQTITLKELNSLSVGDYVTHIDHGIGKFGGLQKIQVEGRTQEAIKLVYADNDIVYVSIHSLHKISKYNGKDGAPPKIYKLGSGAWKALKQKTKARVKHIAFNLIQLYAKRRLEKGFQYAPDSYLQAELESSFIYEDTPDQITATRDVKADMESERPMDRLVCGDVGFGKTEVAIRAAFKAVDNGKQVAILVPTTILAYQHYRTFSERLKDMPVSIGYLNRFRTAKQKADTLKQLEDGKLDILIGTHQLVGKGVKFKNLGLLIVDEEQKFGVNVKDKLKTIAANVDTLTLTATPIPRTLQFSLMAARDLSVITTPPPNRYPIESQVVGFNEEVIRDAISYEIQRGGQVFFIHNRIENIKEVAGMIQRLVPGAKVGVGHGQMDGKKLEELMLAFMEGDFDVLVATTIIESGLDVPNANTIFINNANNFGLSDLHQMRGRVGRSNKKAFCYFIAPPYSAMTEDARKRIQALEQFSELGSGFNIAMKDLEIRGAGDLLGGEQSGFINEIGFETYQKIMNEAIEELKENEFKDLYDDGDDDTEKEYVKDLQIDTDFELLFPDEYINNITERLNLYNDLATIKDEAGLIAFEQKLIDRFGPLPKQAQALLTSMRIKWAATKMGLEKLVLKQGKMVGYFVGDQQSDYYQSASFRKVLKFVQQFPTLSKMKEKQTKNGLRLLLTFENVKSLKKALELLEMVFEE, encoded by the coding sequence ATCGCCGACGCTATCGCAAAGCCGGAGAACAAGCTGCAGGTAAAGGGCCTTTTGGGCTCTTCGCTGTCTTTTGTCATCGACCCGCTGTTCCGCCAAAGCGAGCTACCGTTCCTCCTCATCTTAAAAGACAAGGAAGAGGCCGCCTATTACCTAAACGACCTGGAGCAGCTCATAGGCGACCAGGATGTGCTGTTCTATCCCGGCTCCTACCGCCGCCCTTACCAGATAGAGGAGACCGATAATGCCAACATACTGCTGCGTGCCGAGGTGCTCAACCGCATCAACTCACGTAAGAAGCCCGCTATAATCGTCTCTTATGCCGAAGCCCTTTTTGAGAAGGTAGTAACGCGCAAAGAGCTTGAAAAGAACACCCTGAAGATCGCGACAGGCGACCTTGTATCTATCGACTTTATCAATGAGGTGCTTTTCGAATATGAGTTCCGCCGTGTGGATTTCGTTTCCGAACCGGGCGAATTCTCTGTGCGCGGAGGGATTGTGGACGTGTTCTCTTTTTCGAATGATAACCCTTACCGTATAGAGTTCTTCGGTAATGAGGTAGACAGCATTCGTACGTTCGATGTGGCCTCGCAGCTGTCATTGGAAAAGAAAAAGAAAATTACCGTTATCCCGAACGTTGAGAATAAATTCCTCCAGGAAAAAAGGGAGAGCTTTCTGGAATATATCAGTGAAAAAACGGTCATCTTTATAAAAGACAGCGAGGCATCACTGGCACAGCTGGATATTCTTTTCGGCAAGGCCAATGAAGCTTTCGACAAATTATCCAAAGACCTGAAGCACGCCTCTCCGGAAGAGCTGTTCCTCAACCAGCAGGCATTCCTGAAAAAAGCATTAGACTTTACTATAGTAGAACTGGGCAACCGCGCCACTTTCAAAATAAGCCAGGTGTTCGAGTTCCATATACAGCCGCAGCCGTCGTTCAACAAGCAGTTCGACCTGCTGCTGAACAACCTGCACGAGAATCACCATAACGGTTTTAAGAATTACCTGTTCTGCTCGAATGAAGCGCAGGCCAAACGCTTTGATGGCATTTTTGAAAGCCTGGACGAAGCCAATCATGAAAGTACGCGCAAGCAGTATAAAACCATCGTCTTCCCCATTTATGAAGGCTTTGTAGACGAAGAAAACCAGATCGCCTGCTACACCGACCACCAGATATTTGAACGCTACCACAAGTTCAGCATCAAGAACGGGTATTCGAAAAAGCAGACCATTACACTGAAAGAACTCAACTCACTTTCCGTTGGCGATTATGTAACGCACATCGACCATGGTATCGGGAAATTCGGCGGACTGCAAAAAATACAGGTGGAAGGCAGGACACAGGAAGCGATAAAGCTCGTGTATGCGGACAATGACATTGTGTATGTGAGCATCCACTCGCTGCACAAAATATCGAAATACAACGGCAAGGATGGTGCGCCACCTAAGATATACAAACTAGGTTCCGGTGCATGGAAAGCTCTCAAGCAGAAAACAAAGGCACGTGTTAAGCACATTGCCTTTAACCTCATACAGCTCTATGCCAAGCGCCGGTTGGAGAAAGGATTCCAATACGCGCCCGACAGCTATTTGCAGGCCGAGCTGGAGTCGTCTTTCATTTACGAAGACACACCCGACCAGATCACCGCAACACGTGATGTAAAAGCCGACATGGAAAGCGAGCGCCCTATGGACCGCCTGGTGTGTGGCGATGTGGGCTTTGGCAAGACCGAAGTTGCGATACGTGCCGCCTTTAAAGCTGTGGATAACGGCAAGCAGGTAGCCATCCTTGTACCAACTACCATACTTGCCTACCAGCATTACCGCACTTTTAGCGAACGATTGAAAGATATGCCTGTGAGCATCGGGTACCTGAACCGTTTCCGTACTGCCAAACAAAAGGCTGATACCCTGAAGCAACTGGAAGACGGTAAGCTGGACATCCTCATTGGTACGCACCAGCTGGTTGGCAAAGGCGTGAAGTTCAAAAACCTGGGGCTGCTTATCGTAGACGAGGAACAGAAATTTGGCGTAAACGTAAAAGACAAACTGAAGACGATTGCCGCCAATGTAGACACCCTTACACTAACAGCCACCCCAATACCAAGGACACTGCAATTCTCGCTCATGGCAGCACGCGACTTATCTGTAATTACCACGCCGCCGCCCAACCGCTATCCTATAGAGAGCCAGGTGGTGGGCTTTAATGAAGAGGTTATCCGCGATGCCATTTCGTATGAGATACAGCGCGGTGGGCAGGTGTTCTTTATCCATAACCGTATCGAGAACATTAAGGAAGTAGCCGGAATGATACAGCGGCTGGTGCCGGGTGCGAAAGTCGGCGTAGGCCATGGCCAGATGGATGGTAAAAAACTCGAGGAACTGATGCTTGCTTTTATGGAAGGCGATTTTGATGTGCTGGTTGCCACGACCATTATTGAAAGCGGGCTTGACGTACCCAATGCCAATACAATATTTATCAACAATGCCAATAACTTCGGGCTGTCCGACCTGCACCAGATGCGCGGCCGCGTAGGCCGGAGCAACAAGAAAGCGTTTTGTTATTTCATAGCGCCACCGTATTCGGCTATGACCGAGGATGCCCGCAAGCGCATACAGGCGCTGGAGCAGTTTAGCGAGCTGGGTAGCGGGTTCAACATTGCGATGAAGGATTTGGAGATACGCGGGGCAGGGGATCTTTTAGGCGGCGAACAGAGCGGTTTCATCAACGAGATCGGGTTTGAAACCTACCAGAAGATTATGAATGAAGCCATTGAGGAGCTGAAGGAAAACGAATTCAAAGACCTGTATGACGATGGCGATGACGATACCGAAAAAGAATACGTAAAAGATCTGCAGATCGACACCGACTTCGAGCTGCTGTTCCCTGACGAATACATCAACAACATTACCGAAAGGCTCAACCTGTATAACGACCTTGCTACCATCAAGGACGAAGCCGGGCTCATCGCCTTCGAGCAAAAGCTTATCGACCGTTTCGGGCCGCTGCCAAAACAGGCACAGGCGCTGCTTACCAGTATGCGCATTAAGTGGGCTGCGACCAAAATGGGCCTCGAAAAACTGGTATTGAAGCAGGGCAAAATGGTAGGCTATTTTGTAGGCGACCAACAAAGCGATTACTACCAGTCGGCATCCTTCCGTAAAGTGCTGAAGTTCGTGCAGCAGTTCCCGACCTTATCTAAAATGAAGGAAAAGCAAACGAAGAATGGATTGCGCTTGCTGCTTACATTTGAGAATGTGAAATCGTTGAAGAAAGCATTGGAGTTACTGGAGATGGTGTTTGAGGAGTAG